One window of Terriglobia bacterium genomic DNA carries:
- a CDS encoding metal-dependent transcriptional regulator translates to MSHHKDLAGHEIEELAETLWHLEEGGTDRLEDLRRESDAADLDALLGRARELGLAEVADGGVILTAQGRELAERQVRRHRLAELLLSTVLEVGDEQAVERSACVMEHVLGAAVTDSVCAFLGHPKFCPHGRPIPSGRCCRSFSNAIEPLVQPLARLAVGSTARIVYIVPRDAERLVRLSTLGVVPGATLKLQQKAPATVLRIGETTLAVDPEISGEIFVKRFEE, encoded by the coding sequence GTGAGCCACCACAAGGACCTCGCCGGGCACGAGATCGAGGAGCTGGCGGAGACGCTCTGGCACCTCGAGGAGGGGGGCACCGATCGGCTGGAGGATCTCCGCCGCGAGAGCGACGCGGCGGACCTCGACGCTCTCCTCGGGCGCGCCCGGGAACTGGGCCTCGCCGAGGTCGCGGACGGCGGGGTCATCCTCACCGCGCAGGGGCGGGAACTTGCGGAGCGACAGGTCCGGCGGCACCGGCTGGCGGAGCTCCTCCTGTCCACGGTCCTCGAGGTCGGCGACGAACAGGCGGTCGAGCGGAGCGCTTGCGTGATGGAGCACGTGCTCGGCGCGGCGGTCACCGACTCGGTCTGCGCGTTCCTGGGTCACCCGAAGTTCTGCCCGCACGGGAGGCCGATCCCGTCGGGCCGATGCTGCCGCTCCTTCTCGAACGCCATCGAGCCGCTGGTCCAGCCGTTGGCCCGACTCGCGGTCGGATCGACGGCACGGATCGTCTACATCGTCCCCCGGGATGCCGAGCGCCTCGTGCGCCTGTCCACGCTCGGCGTCGTCCCCGGCGCCACGCTCAAGCTCCAGCAGAAAGCCCCGGCGACGGTCCTGAGGATCGGCGAGACCACTCTCGCCGTCGATCCGGAGATCTCCGGGGAGATCTTCGTCAAGCGCTTCGAGGAATAG
- a CDS encoding tetratricopeptide repeat protein has product MRARAILFVLALAVWPLAPALAQGVSEAKGLVVDGDGNPVVGAEIVFTNFMPPNRVYTQKTDKKGRFWMPNLLHQPFDKSGLGKWRVTINADGYTTAKVKIESRHADRTLVADPFETKIRIGGLPVEVLISGLGQATVDFTLSKEALQEAPSKTAAVVEDPFDVARAKFQSGDYEGAVEPFQKAIEAKPEEAERRYLFAAALVRLDRLPEAEAQAARAAQLAPDKAGANLVLAEIYRKKGDNAKAWDAIEKEAKLAPENVGVLERVASLGSEMGKTDEAIVAAETLTRLKPDDPEGWITLGSLYAQKNELEKSERAFRKVVDLDPSNAAQTFYNIGAVLANKPDPSDADNRKIVEALRKAVELKPDYAAAHRELAYAFLRTGDSEGARKELERYLQLEPKASDAAEIQSVVKSLTKRK; this is encoded by the coding sequence ATGAGAGCCAGAGCGATCCTGTTCGTGCTCGCACTCGCGGTGTGGCCGCTCGCTCCCGCGCTCGCCCAGGGGGTCTCGGAGGCAAAGGGGCTGGTCGTCGACGGTGACGGCAACCCGGTCGTCGGCGCGGAGATCGTGTTCACCAACTTCATGCCGCCGAACCGCGTCTACACCCAGAAAACCGACAAGAAGGGTCGATTCTGGATGCCGAATCTCCTCCACCAGCCGTTCGACAAGAGCGGCCTGGGCAAGTGGAGGGTGACGATCAACGCCGACGGGTACACGACCGCGAAGGTGAAGATCGAGAGCCGACACGCCGACAGGACCCTCGTCGCCGACCCGTTCGAGACGAAGATCCGCATCGGCGGCCTGCCGGTGGAAGTGCTCATCTCGGGCCTCGGCCAGGCGACGGTGGATTTCACGCTTTCCAAGGAGGCGCTCCAGGAGGCGCCTTCCAAGACCGCCGCGGTCGTCGAGGATCCCTTCGACGTCGCGCGGGCGAAGTTCCAGAGCGGCGACTACGAGGGAGCGGTCGAGCCGTTCCAGAAAGCGATCGAGGCCAAGCCGGAGGAGGCGGAGCGGCGCTACCTGTTCGCCGCTGCGCTGGTCCGGCTCGATCGCCTGCCGGAGGCGGAGGCGCAGGCCGCGCGAGCCGCGCAGCTCGCGCCCGACAAGGCAGGGGCGAATCTGGTCCTGGCGGAGATCTACAGAAAGAAAGGGGACAACGCGAAGGCGTGGGACGCGATCGAGAAAGAGGCGAAGCTCGCGCCGGAGAACGTCGGCGTTCTCGAGCGAGTCGCATCGCTCGGGTCCGAGATGGGAAAGACGGACGAGGCCATCGTGGCCGCCGAGACGTTGACGCGTCTCAAGCCCGACGACCCGGAGGGGTGGATCACGCTGGGCAGCCTCTACGCCCAAAAGAACGAGCTGGAGAAATCGGAGCGGGCGTTCCGGAAGGTCGTCGATCTCGATCCGTCCAACGCCGCGCAGACCTTCTACAACATCGGCGCGGTCCTGGCGAACAAGCCCGACCCCTCCGACGCGGACAACCGGAAGATCGTCGAGGCGTTGCGCAAGGCGGTCGAGCTCAAGCCCGACTACGCCGCGGCTCACCGGGAGCTGGCCTACGCGTTCCTGAGGACCGGCGACTCGGAAGGCGCCCGCAAGGAGCTGGAGCGGTACCTGCAGCTGGAGCCGAAGGCCTCCGACGCCGCCGAGATCCAGTCCGTCGTCAAGAGCCTGACGAAGAGGAAGTGA
- a CDS encoding polyphenol oxidase family protein yields the protein MTGAFELEEVDGLLLVRCRALAAIPGILHAFSTAREGVSAGFDLGTAHAGDPSVQSRRERFLAAAGFVGCTAAIVRQVHGTRVVRASDTASEPEADGVAWHSGEPVGRIPAVRTADCVPILMAERRGRAAAALHAGWRGAAAGMASKAVEELAAGGIPPSDLVAALGPAILGCCYEIGWEVEEALGASVPAGRGGDVSRTDSRGRIKADLHATIRWQLVASGVPEGAIHCAPWCTRCRADLFHSYRRQGANAGRMMACIGPAVQAPRRGDP from the coding sequence GTGACCGGCGCGTTCGAGCTCGAGGAGGTGGACGGGCTCCTGCTCGTCAGGTGCCGCGCCCTCGCGGCCATCCCGGGAATCCTCCACGCGTTCTCGACGGCGAGGGAGGGGGTCTCCGCGGGGTTCGACCTCGGCACCGCGCACGCCGGGGATCCTTCGGTCCAGTCGCGCCGGGAGCGATTCCTGGCGGCGGCAGGATTCGTGGGTTGCACCGCGGCGATCGTCCGCCAGGTTCACGGCACGCGGGTGGTCCGCGCCTCCGATACCGCCTCCGAGCCGGAGGCCGATGGGGTGGCGTGGCACTCGGGCGAGCCCGTGGGTCGCATCCCGGCGGTGCGCACCGCGGACTGCGTCCCGATCCTGATGGCCGAACGTCGGGGTCGGGCCGCCGCCGCGCTTCATGCGGGGTGGAGAGGGGCGGCGGCGGGGATGGCTTCGAAGGCAGTCGAGGAGCTGGCGGCCGGGGGGATCCCACCCTCGGACCTGGTAGCGGCCTTGGGCCCCGCGATCCTCGGGTGCTGCTACGAGATCGGATGGGAGGTCGAGGAGGCCTTGGGCGCCTCGGTCCCCGCCGGCCGTGGCGGAGACGTGTCACGCACTGACTCACGGGGGAGGATCAAGGCAGATCTCCACGCCACGATCCGCTGGCAACTTGTCGCGTCCGGCGTGCCCGAGGGGGCGATCCACTGTGCCCCTTGGTGCACCCGATGTCGCGCCGACCTCTTCCACTCGTACCGGCGGCAAGGGGCCAACGCAGGGCGAATGATGGCGTGCATCGGACCGGCCGTCCAGGCCCCCCGCCGGGGAGATCCTTGA
- the yajC gene encoding preprotein translocase subunit YajC gives MSPVLSGFLAAAPPPGAQPQPLWWTFGPVVLVFVIFYFLLIAPARKKQKRHQEMLNDLKPGDRVITQGGIHGTISGVSDAVVQLKIADQVKVEVDKRSITDKVQ, from the coding sequence ATGAGCCCAGTCCTCTCTGGATTCCTGGCCGCCGCGCCGCCGCCCGGGGCGCAGCCGCAGCCGCTCTGGTGGACGTTCGGCCCCGTCGTTCTGGTTTTCGTCATCTTCTATTTCCTTCTCATCGCGCCGGCACGGAAGAAACAGAAGCGGCACCAGGAAATGCTCAACGATCTCAAGCCGGGGGACCGCGTAATCACCCAGGGGGGGATCCACGGTACCATTTCTGGCGTGAGCGATGCCGTCGTCCAGCTCAAGATCGCCGATCAGGTCAAGGTCGAGGTGGACAAGCGGTCGATCACGGACAAGGTGCAGTGA